The region AATACAATTTTTCAGACAAGTATTAACTAAAATGAGTAAAATTATGAAAGCAATTCAAAACACCACATCCGATTTAATCTATCGAGTTATTTCGCAAAACATCGATCCGATAGGTATTTACTGTTTTGCAGAGAAGAAGAGCAGTTATACTTTTAATGAGCCTTTTCAGAAGCCTGTTAAAAAAGAAAAGCATGTCCACCTTTATCTAATGGTCATAGCAGAAGAGTTTGAGGATAATATAGCAAATGATATTACAGATAAGATTAAGGGCAGATCGAAAGGTTTGATAACAGTTACTATTCTCATGCACAGCGTGCGCAATATTGTGAAATTATACGGTGACCAGCAGTTATTCTTATGTAATATTATTAAGAACTCGCAGGCTCTGTTTATTGATGCTGAAAAGCATCCTAAAATAGATATTAATTCTGGGATGCGCCATATAAAAAGCACCACATTATATGCAGGAGACAGAAGCAGTGTTTCTGCATCGATCTGGGATCTTATTTACAATAATGACCAGTATTTTTCCTATGAAGTTAGAATGAGTTCCCTTCATCAGATCGTAGAGCAGACTTGCCTTTCACTTATAAGGGTATTTCTGGGGTACACTCCTAACCATTTTTCTATGGGCTACTTATTTGAACTGTGTGAATACTTTACAAGTATAACTTCTGATTACTTCCCCCGAAACAGCAGGGATGAAAAAAATATGTTCAGACTTCTGAAAAAGAATCCGAACACGCTTCGATTCAGCAGAAGAAACAGCTCTGATTATCTGTACTATCAGCTGATGGAAGACAGATGCCGTGATTTTATGAAAGAGGCAGAAGTTATGATTCAAAAGGAATTGGAGAGACTTGCGGAAATTCATCAAAATGTGACTTTATCAGCATAAAAAATGAAGTTATGGAAACTGATGAAATCAAAAGACTGGACAATATAAGGGTATTAAGCGGAAGAATGCTTAATACCCTGAAACCAGCAGACGATAAAAGGGGAATGTACAATGCAGAGATAAGAGTTTATGACTATCAAGAGCTTGCTTGTGTTATAAGAAACCTGATGAAGCTCTGCATTATCGCTTTAGATCAGGAGAGCGCAGAAGTTCCGCCCACGATTGAAAACCAATACATTGATGTGGGGCTTATACTGGGAATTGCTCTTCAGCTGTTTCCAGTTGACGAGTTTGAACTTTTAAATGAGATTAGCGATCTTTTTTCGGCAAATAAAGAAGAAACAGAATAGCTAACGTTAAGTTTTAATATTTAAAATTATGGAAACTGATAAAATAAAAACATTGGAAGAATTTAAAGATTTTGCATCCTATCATTTTAAACTGCTGAAACCTGCAGGGGACAAAGTCGGGGAATCAACACGCGAGATAAGATTTTATGGTTATACAGATATGACATGTCTGGGAGTGAATCTTATTAAAATGTGCTTGAATGTGGTTTATTCGGATGAACTTGATAACAGGGAAATATACATAGGCTCTGTTCTGGAGCTTGCCCTTCAGCTGATTCCAAGTGCAGAAATAGAGGTTCTGGATGAAATATACAGAATGCTCAATGAGAAGAGCGAAGATAAATGAACATTAAACTAAATAAGTCTATCCATAATGATAAAACTATTTTTATGGACATATTATGTCCATGACATTGTGAAAAAAGGGACTTATCTTTATAATAATCTAAATAATGATTAAGTGATGATAAGTAAATTTTGCTTATGATCCTCAGTGAATTAGGTTTTATATTTGTATTATCCCCACCATATTTTGATCAGGATAAAATGAAAAAAGTTTTTTAACTTTAGAACGGACAGTGATTGTGGAACAAAAAAGACCGAGGTTCGGTCTTTTTTTAATGAAGAGGAATTTCAAATGGAGAAGGATGGAAGAGAAGAAAGAGGAAAAATGACAGCAGAAAAGACCAGAAAAATGCTGAAAGATGAAGGAATGGAAGTAACGCTGGAACAGGCGGAAATGATTTTAGAATTTTTAAGAAAACTGGCAAACATGGCAGTTTCAAACTATTTAAAGAGAAAAGATGAGAAAAATAGCAGACCTATACGTGAGAGTGAGTACCGATGAGCAGGCAGACAGGGGCTACTCACAGAGAAATCAGGAAGAAATGCTTCGCAAGTACTGCGAGATAAATGCAGTTGAAGTAAGACATGTTATTTATGAAGACCATTCGGCAAAGACATTCAACCGTCCGCAGTGGAAGAAACTGCTTGCAGATCTAAAGAAGCATAAGAATAAAACCGATCTTCTCCTGTTTACCAAATGGGACAGATTCAGCAGAAATGCGGGAGATGCATACCAGATGATCAGTATCCTCAGAAAATTGGGAGTTGAGCCTCAGGCAATAGAACAGCCTTTGGATCTATCAATACCTGAGAACAAAATGATGCTGGCTTTTTATCTGGCTGCTCCCGAGGTGGAGAATGACCGTAGAGCCCTGAATACCTTTCACGGTATGAGAAGAGCTAGAAAAGAGGGAAGATACATGGGAATTGCTCCCATTGGATATATTAACAGAGTAAAAGAAGACGGAACAAAATACATTGCATTCGACCAGCCAGAAGCCTCTATTTTAAAATGGGCTTTTGAAGAACTTTCCAAAGGAATTTTTAATACGGAACAGGTGCTTCACATGGCAAAAGAAAAAGGACTTAAAGCAGGTAAAAATCATTTCTGGAGAGCAATCCGTAATCCTCTTTACTGCGGTAAGATCGAAGTCCCTAAATATAAGGATGAGGAACGCACTTTAGTGAGAGGACAGCATGAAGCATTAATCTCAGAAATGCTTTTCTATAAAGTTCAGGATGTGCTTGACGGGAGATCCCGCAAATACCTTCCAAAAGCTCTTTCAGCGAAGCCTTTTCCGCTGAGAGGTTTTTTCATCTGTCCCGACTGCGGAAAAATATTGACAGGGAGTATATCCAAAGGACGCCATAAATATTATCCTTATTACCATTGCAGTGCAGGCTGCAGATACAGAATAAATTCGGAAACAGCCAATGAGATATTTATACAGAACCTGAAAAAATATGTTCCTATTCCTGAAATCAAAAATATCTATGCCAATGTCATAGGTGACTGTTATAAAGAGCAGATTAAGGATGTCTTAGAAGAAAAAACTAAAATCATAAGCCAGATCAAAGATTATGAAGCCAGAATCTCAAATGCAAGAGATCTTCTTGCAACAAAACAGATAGATGCCTCGGACTACCGAGATATGAAATCAGATTACGGAGAGATGGTAAGGAGGCTTGAATTAAAATTATCTGGTATCGATGATGAGAATAAAGATATTCAAGAGCTTTTAAAAGCGGGAGTAGACAACCTGATGAAGCTAAACGAATATTATGAAAACGGCAACTGGATTGAATCAAGGGATTTATTAGGTTCGATTTTTCCTGAGAATTTTACGATCTCAGAAAACAGGTTTCGAACCGCTAGAGTAAACGAAGTGGTGCATCTCATCTACAGTATTAACAGGCTGATAGGGCTAAATAAAAAAGGGACAAAGAAGAAATTTTCTTCTTTGTCCCAATTAGTAGCGGGAACAGGACTCGAACCTGTGACCTTCGGGTTATGAGCCCGACGAGCTGCCTACTGCTCTATCCCGCGATGTTTCGGGTGCAAAGATACGCCGATTTTTTAAAAATCCAACGAAAACTTTAAAAAATGTTTTATTTTCTGTATTGAGTTGATATGACTACCTTTGCAGACTAAAATATTATGCAAATGTCACATAAAGCAGGTTTTGTAAACATTATCGGAAATCCAAATGTTGGAAAATCAACATTGATGAACGCTTTCGTTGGAGAGCGATTGTCAATTATTACATCAAAAGCACAAACAACTCGTCATAGAATTCTTGGAATTGTAAACGGAGAAGACTTTCAATTGGTTTTGTCTGATACTCCAGGAATCATCAAGCCGGCGTACGAAATGCAGGAATCGATGATGAACTTTGTAAAATCGGCTTTTGAAGATGCTGATATTTTAATCTACATGGTCGAAATAGGCGAGCAGGATCTTAAAGACGAAGATTTCTTTAAGAAAATCATTCATGCTAAAATTCCGGTTTTATTGCTGCTAAATAAAATTGATAATTCAAACCAAGAACAATTAGAACAACAAGTTTCTTTCTGGAAAGAAAAAGTGCCAAATGCAGAAATTTTTCCAATCTCAGCTTTGCAGAATTTTAATGTTCCTGAAGTTTTCGGAAGAATTATCGAATTACTGCCGGAATCTCCGGCCTATTATCCAAAAGACCAATTAACAGACAAACCGGAACGTTTCTTTGTTAACGAAACAATCCGTGAAAAAATCTTATTGAATTACGCTAAAGAAATTCCATACGCAGTAGAAATCGTAACAGAGGAGTTTATTGAAACGGATCAGATTATCAGAATCCGTTCTGTAATTATGGTGGAACGTGATACGCAAAAAGGAATCATTATCGGACATAAAGGTGCAGCGCTTAAAAAAGTAGGAACCGATGCCCGTGCTGATTTGGAGAAATTCTTCGGAAAACAAATTCACATTGAACTTTACGTAAAAGTGAATAAAAACTGGAGAAGCAACGCCAATATGTTGAAACGATTTGGTTATAATCAGTAGTTTTTGTTTAATCGGTTAATCGTTGATTTGTTTAATCGTTATACGAAAGGTTCTTTTGAAAATGAGTGCCCTAGCCCAGATAGGAGCGGTATCCTTTTTCTGGCTTCTTTAGCCAGGAAAAGATATAGCGGATAGCTGGATTAGCTCCTGAGAATTATACAAAAAAACAATAAAAACTTAGATACTTAGAAACTTAGCATCTTAGCAACTTTTTTATGTACCTTTGCAAAAAATTTAAATAAGGCATTTTGGATTATAAGTGATTAGATTTTTAGGAAGCTAAGAATCTAAAATCTAAAGTCTGAAATCTAAAATTCAAAAAAATGAGTAATAACATTGTTGCGATAGTAGGAAGACCTAATGTGGGGAAATCAACCCTTTTCAATAGGCTGATACAAAGAAGAGAAGCTATTGTAGATTCAGTATCTGGGGTTACCCGTGATAGAAACTATGGTAAAAGCGAGTGGAACGGAAAAGAGTTTTCTGTCATTGATACTGGTGGATACGTTCGAGGGTCTGATGACGTTTTCGAAGGCGAAATCCGTAAGCAGGTAGAACTTGCTATCGACGAAGCCGATGTTATTATTTTTGTGGTTGATGTAGAAGAAGGAATTACACCAATGGATGAAACTGTTGCAAAATTACTTCGTAAAGTAACAAAACCAGTTTTATTGGCTGTAAACAAGGTGGATAATGCGATGCGTGAGAAAGATGCAGTTGAGTTTTATAATCTTGGTTTAGGTGAATATTTCACATTCGCGAGTATCTCTGGAAGTGGAACGGGAGATTTATTAGATGCTTTAATCGAAGCTTTTCCT is a window of Flavobacterium crocinum DNA encoding:
- a CDS encoding recombinase family protein, encoding MRKIADLYVRVSTDEQADRGYSQRNQEEMLRKYCEINAVEVRHVIYEDHSAKTFNRPQWKKLLADLKKHKNKTDLLLFTKWDRFSRNAGDAYQMISILRKLGVEPQAIEQPLDLSIPENKMMLAFYLAAPEVENDRRALNTFHGMRRARKEGRYMGIAPIGYINRVKEDGTKYIAFDQPEASILKWAFEELSKGIFNTEQVLHMAKEKGLKAGKNHFWRAIRNPLYCGKIEVPKYKDEERTLVRGQHEALISEMLFYKVQDVLDGRSRKYLPKALSAKPFPLRGFFICPDCGKILTGSISKGRHKYYPYYHCSAGCRYRINSETANEIFIQNLKKYVPIPEIKNIYANVIGDCYKEQIKDVLEEKTKIISQIKDYEARISNARDLLATKQIDASDYRDMKSDYGEMVRRLELKLSGIDDENKDIQELLKAGVDNLMKLNEYYENGNWIESRDLLGSIFPENFTISENRFRTARVNEVVHLIYSINRLIGLNKKGTKKKFSSLSQLVAGTGLEPVTFGL
- the era gene encoding GTPase Era, with product MSHKAGFVNIIGNPNVGKSTLMNAFVGERLSIITSKAQTTRHRILGIVNGEDFQLVLSDTPGIIKPAYEMQESMMNFVKSAFEDADILIYMVEIGEQDLKDEDFFKKIIHAKIPVLLLLNKIDNSNQEQLEQQVSFWKEKVPNAEIFPISALQNFNVPEVFGRIIELLPESPAYYPKDQLTDKPERFFVNETIREKILLNYAKEIPYAVEIVTEEFIETDQIIRIRSVIMVERDTQKGIIIGHKGAALKKVGTDARADLEKFFGKQIHIELYVKVNKNWRSNANMLKRFGYNQ